In Leisingera sp. NJS204, the DNA window TCCTCTGCCTGAACTCAGGCGCCGGCCGCGATCATGGCGAGGTGGCGGCCGAGGTCGTCAAACTGGTACGGGAGAAGATCGGCCCGGTTGCCGCCTTCAAACTGGCGGTGGTGGTGGACCGGCTGCCCAAGACCCGCTCCGGCAAGATCCTGCGCGGCACCATGGTGAACATTGCGGATGGCACGCCGTGGAAGATGCCGGCGACCATTGACGATCCGGCTGTCCTGGATGAAATCAAGGGTGCTTTGCAAACAATCGGTTACGCCAGCTAAGCGCAGGGTGGTTCCCTGCATGAAAGCCGCTAGGAAATCCCGCGATCTCCTGGCGGCGCAGGAAACATTGATGTCCGGCCGTCAACCCGGCCTGGCTACCGCGGATCCTGGTCGCTGCTCTGGCCATAGCGGGGCAGCCTGTCTTTCAGCTCCAGCCAGCTCACATGTTCGGAGTGGAAGACATGAAACCTGGGGGGCATATCCCCAGGACATTCCAAAGTCGCCGTGTACATGTGGATGTTCACCGCATCCCGTGCGGTGCGATAAGCCATCTGGGTGCCGCAGGCGCCGCAGAACAGCCGCTCGACACCGTCAGAGGAATTGTAGATCTGCGGCTCTGCACCGGACCACGCGACTGCCGTATGCGGCAGTCCGAAAAATGCGGTGACAGGTGCCGCGCAGTTGCGGCGGCAATCGGCGCAGTGGCAATAGCAGCTCCAGGCCGCCTCGGCCTGGCTCTCCCAATGCACGGCGCCGCAGTGGCAATGCCCTCTCATGGCTGGTCCCTCGCTGTTGGCTTCCCTGGACAGGCGGCCAACGGTAATTCCAAGCCGCAGGACTAACCGTAGTGCGCCACCGGGGTGCCGGCAATGGCGGCCATGTTCAATAGCCCGCGCGCGGTGATCGAAGGGGAAACGATATGGGCGCGGTTGCCCATGCCCATCAGGATCGGCCCGACCTCCAGCCCGCCGGCCCGCATTTTCAGGATGTTGCGCACGCCTGAGGCGGCATCGGCATGGGCAAAGATCAGCACATTGGCCGCGCCCTCCAGCCGCGAATTGGGGAAAATCCGCTCACGCAGTTCGGGATCCAGCGCACTGTCGATGTTCATCTCGCCCTCATAGGCAAAATCCCGGTGCCTTTCGTCCAGGATCTCCAGCGCGGCGCGCAGGCGGCTGCCGGTGTCGCAGGCGATATTGCCGAATTGCGACTGCGAACACAGCGCGATCTTCGGCTCCAGGCCAAAGCGGCGCACGTGGCGGGCGGCGCCGATCACGGTTTCCGCAATCTGTTCCGGCGTCGGCTCGATCCGCACATGGGTGTCGGCAATGAACAGCGGCCCGTCCTCCAGGATCATCAGCGACAACGCCCCGTGCGGCGCATAGCTGTTGCCGCCCAGAACCTGTTCGACATAGTTCATGTGCCAGCGGTATTCACCAAAGGTGCCGCAAATCAGGCTGTCCGCTTCGCCGCGATGAACCATAATGGCGCCAATTGCAGTGGTATTGGTGCGCATGATCGCCTTGGCCAGGTCCGGGGTCACCCCGCGCCGCTGCATCACCTTGTGATAGCTGTTCCAATAGTCGTAGTAGCGCGGGTCGTTCTCTGGGTTCACCAGCTGAAAATCGCGCCCTGGCCGCACATCCAGCCCCAGCCGCTCACAGCGGCGCCCGATCACTTCCGGACGGCCGATCAGGATCGGGGTCTCGGTTGTCTCTTCCAGGATCGCCTGCGCCGCACGCAGCACCCGCTCATCCTCGCCCTCGCTGAACACGATCCGGCGGGACGCGGCGCGGGCGGCCTCGAACACCGGTCGCATCAGCAGTGCGGATTTGAATACCGTCTGGTTCAGCTTCTGCTTATAGGCCTCGATATCCTCAATCGGGCGGGTTGCTACGCCGCTGTCCATTGCCGCCTTGGCAACGGCGGAGGAGACCACCGCCACCAGCCGCGGGTCGAAGGGTTTGGGGATCAGGTAATCGGCGCCGAAATTCAGCTGCTCGCCTTTGTAGGCAGCCGCGGCTTCGGCGCTGGTTGTGGCGCGGGCCAGTTCGGCAATGCCGTCGACGCAGGCGATCTGCATCTGGTCGTTGATCTCGGTTGCCCCGACATCCAGCGCGCCGCGGAAGATGAATGGGAAGCACAGCACGTTGTTGACCTGATTGGGGAAATCGCTGCGGCCCGTGGCGATGATCGCCTCCGGTGCCACCTGGCGCGCCGCCTCCGGCATGATTTCCGGCGTCGGGTTCGCCAGTGCAAAGATGATCGGGCGGTCCGCCATCTTTGCCACCATTTCGGGCTTCAGCACGTTCGGGCCGGACAGGCCAAGGAACAGATCCGCGCCGTCCATCACCTGGCCCAGCGCGCGCAGGTCCGACGCCTGGGCAAAGGCCGCCTTCTGCGGGTTCATATCCTCCTCGCGGCCTTCATAAACCAGACCGTGAATGTCGCAGAGCCAGATATTTTCGCGCTTCACCCCCAGTTTCACCAGCATGTTGAGGCAGGCAATCCCCGCCGCACCGCCGCCGGTGGAGACGATCTTGATGTCCTCAAACGACTTGCCCGCCACATGCAGGGCGTTCTTGGCGGCCGCGCCCACAACAATTGCGGTGCCGTGCTGGTCGTCATGAAACACCGGAATGCCCATCCGCTCACGGCAGATCTTCTCGACGATAAAACAGTCTGGCGCCTTGATGTCTTCGAGGTTGATGGCGCCGAACGTCGGCTCCAGCGAGCAGACGATATCCGCCAGCTTTTCCGGATCGCTCTCATTCACTTCAATGTCAAAACAATCGATGCCCGCGAAGTTCTTGAACAGGACCGCCTTGCCTTCCATCACCGGTTTTGAGGCCAGCGCGCCGATGTTGCCCAGCCCCAGAACCGCTGAACCGTTCGACACAACGGCCACCAGATTCCCGCGAGAGGTATAGCGGGCAGCATTGGCGGCGTCCGCTTTGATCTCGGTGCAGGCCTCTGCCACACCGGGTGAATAGGCGCGTGCCAGATCGCGCCCGTTGGCCATCGGTTTGGTCGCGCGGATCTCCAGTTTACCGGGCCGCGGAAACTCGTGATAGTTGAGCGCGGCTTGGCGCAGGTTCTGTGAATCGGACATCTGGCGCTCCTGAAGATCAGTATTGTTTAGTGTTAAACCATTTTTCTTGCCGGAAACCTAGCCCAAACTGACGCAAATGAACGCCAGTACTGGCAAGCGGCGGCTTCTTGCGTGAATTCTGCCTTGCGGAC includes these proteins:
- a CDS encoding NADP-dependent malic enzyme, giving the protein MSDSQNLRQAALNYHEFPRPGKLEIRATKPMANGRDLARAYSPGVAEACTEIKADAANAARYTSRGNLVAVVSNGSAVLGLGNIGALASKPVMEGKAVLFKNFAGIDCFDIEVNESDPEKLADIVCSLEPTFGAINLEDIKAPDCFIVEKICRERMGIPVFHDDQHGTAIVVGAAAKNALHVAGKSFEDIKIVSTGGGAAGIACLNMLVKLGVKRENIWLCDIHGLVYEGREEDMNPQKAAFAQASDLRALGQVMDGADLFLGLSGPNVLKPEMVAKMADRPIIFALANPTPEIMPEAARQVAPEAIIATGRSDFPNQVNNVLCFPFIFRGALDVGATEINDQMQIACVDGIAELARATTSAEAAAAYKGEQLNFGADYLIPKPFDPRLVAVVSSAVAKAAMDSGVATRPIEDIEAYKQKLNQTVFKSALLMRPVFEAARAASRRIVFSEGEDERVLRAAQAILEETTETPILIGRPEVIGRRCERLGLDVRPGRDFQLVNPENDPRYYDYWNSYHKVMQRRGVTPDLAKAIMRTNTTAIGAIMVHRGEADSLICGTFGEYRWHMNYVEQVLGGNSYAPHGALSLMILEDGPLFIADTHVRIEPTPEQIAETVIGAARHVRRFGLEPKIALCSQSQFGNIACDTGSRLRAALEILDERHRDFAYEGEMNIDSALDPELRERIFPNSRLEGAANVLIFAHADAASGVRNILKMRAGGLEVGPILMGMGNRAHIVSPSITARGLLNMAAIAGTPVAHYG
- a CDS encoding GFA family protein, whose product is MRGHCHCGAVHWESQAEAAWSCYCHCADCRRNCAAPVTAFFGLPHTAVAWSGAEPQIYNSSDGVERLFCGACGTQMAYRTARDAVNIHMYTATLECPGDMPPRFHVFHSEHVSWLELKDRLPRYGQSSDQDPR